A genomic region of Candidatus Poribacteria bacterium contains the following coding sequences:
- a CDS encoding AAA-like domain-containing protein has protein sequence MKTFETRGPVDAARNYVVKRTTELADFVDRVKQGRYIVIFAPRQTGKTTFFRWALDALTAEGITYFPIQLNFEAYKNLNASVFYSELYQDIREQIGKIFQKRGHVLSGALHQYLQGFQVTDHLSMLRFFTELENLLKPQRLVMIIDEFDGIPQTVVSDFLHSLRRIYLSGVDSRCPFSLGIVGVKSITQLNYDRSISPFNIQDEFALPNFTLEQVRELLGQYTEAVGQSFTPEVTEALHRQTAGQPFLVNRFAQILTEELNIPKTECIDMTHFSEAHTRLLRERNVNIQHLITNIRREPRFKTLLMGIVSRDRGVDFNLDNEFISELATYGILAEGADGMCEVVNPIYQYRIMKAFQPLINGLECEYFPEDAETDFLDYLTSNGQIRLQPLLDNFQNFIARVGYKILQVPETPKEFVGQYLLFAYLEQFVRLVKGRMYLEVQAGRGRMDLLILHNSRKYIVETKIWEGERSYRAGKKQLAAYMQLEDAAEGYYVVFDHRKNPGPRMETEIIEGFAIRSYVIPVMQEPPSQVI, from the coding sequence ATGAAAACTTTTGAGACGCGAGGTCCTGTAGATGCCGCGCGAAATTATGTCGTCAAGCGGACGACGGAACTTGCAGATTTCGTCGATCGCGTTAAACAGGGACGCTACATCGTCATCTTCGCGCCACGGCAGACAGGCAAAACAACTTTTTTCCGGTGGGCATTAGATGCCCTCACAGCCGAGGGTATAACTTATTTCCCGATTCAATTGAATTTTGAAGCCTATAAAAACCTGAACGCTTCCGTTTTTTACAGTGAACTCTACCAGGATATACGTGAACAAATTGGAAAGATTTTTCAAAAACGGGGACACGTGCTATCGGGAGCACTTCATCAATATCTTCAAGGGTTCCAGGTAACCGATCATCTGTCAATGCTACGCTTCTTTACGGAACTTGAAAATCTGCTAAAACCGCAGCGACTTGTAATGATAATTGACGAGTTTGATGGCATTCCGCAAACTGTTGTGAGCGATTTTCTGCACTCGCTTCGCCGCATCTACCTCTCCGGTGTAGATTCACGCTGCCCTTTCAGTCTCGGCATCGTCGGTGTTAAGAGTATAACACAACTTAACTATGACCGTTCTATTTCACCCTTTAATATTCAGGACGAGTTCGCTTTGCCTAACTTTACGCTTGAACAGGTTCGTGAGCTTCTTGGGCAGTATACTGAGGCAGTCGGGCAGTCTTTCACTCCAGAGGTCACTGAAGCACTCCATAGACAGACAGCCGGTCAGCCGTTCCTTGTAAACCGATTCGCACAGATACTTACTGAAGAATTGAACATTCCAAAAACCGAGTGCATCGACATGACGCACTTTTCAGAAGCGCACACGCGGTTGCTGCGCGAACGGAACGTCAACATTCAGCATCTCATAACCAATATCCGAAGGGAGCCACGTTTTAAAACCCTTCTGATGGGAATTGTTTCCCGCGATAGAGGTGTGGATTTTAATCTGGATAACGAATTTATTTCGGAGCTCGCTACTTATGGTATCCTCGCGGAAGGTGCTGACGGAATGTGTGAGGTCGTCAATCCGATTTATCAGTATCGCATCATGAAAGCGTTCCAACCCCTGATAAACGGACTGGAGTGTGAATACTTCCCTGAGGACGCGGAAACCGATTTCTTAGATTACCTCACATCCAATGGGCAAATTCGCCTGCAGCCCTTACTTGATAACTTTCAGAATTTTATCGCACGTGTGGGATATAAAATTCTGCAGGTGCCAGAGACTCCAAAAGAGTTCGTTGGACAATACCTCCTTTTTGCCTATCTTGAGCAGTTTGTACGGTTGGTGAAGGGACGAATGTACCTTGAAGTGCAAGCAGGACGTGGTAGAATGGATCTGCTTATTCTGCACAATTCGCGAAAGTATATCGTTGAAACCAAAATTTGGGAGGGAGAGCGATCCTATAGAGCAGGCAAGAAGCAACTCGCGGCATACATGCAGTTGGAGGATGCAGCGGAGGGATATTATGTTGTGTTCGATCATCGGAAAAATCCCGGTCCGCGGATGGAAACAGAAATTATTGAAGGTTTCGCTATCCGGAGCTACGTCATTCCTGTCATGCAAGAACCGCCCTCACAAGTGATATAG
- a CDS encoding NAD-dependent epimerase/dehydratase family protein, whose translation MKVLVIGGTGNISRGIVAALQHRNHEVVLFNRGQHRDAPPPDVRIIHGDRQQRDDFEAKVGAENWDAVIDMISFNAEDAASALRACQGRVGHFVHCSTVMTYGPPFSGINLPETAPLEGESGYGLGKVAADNLLLEAHARDGFPVTIFKPSYTHGPGMNLLRQVGGDGGWIDRLRKGKPILSAGDGLNYFQFLSSRDAGFAFTDILGKSDCFGEIYNIVHPQARTWDEWHRAAADALGVDIEIVHVSQETLIAMSPERFSGLRGNFGHTQIFSHEKLAAALPEFSPKIPVTESVAENIAWMDKHNLVPDSDADDLEDQVIEAVRNLPRIR comes from the coding sequence ATGAAAGTCTTAGTCATCGGTGGGACAGGCAACATCAGCCGTGGGATTGTTGCTGCCCTGCAACACCGAAACCATGAAGTTGTCCTATTTAACCGTGGACAGCATAGGGACGCACCGCCGCCAGATGTCCGCATCATCCACGGGGACCGACAACAACGCGACGATTTTGAGGCGAAAGTCGGTGCGGAAAATTGGGATGCTGTCATCGATATGATTAGTTTCAATGCCGAAGATGCCGCTTCCGCACTCCGCGCATGTCAAGGACGCGTCGGACACTTCGTCCACTGCTCAACGGTGATGACCTACGGACCGCCGTTCAGCGGGATTAACCTCCCAGAGACCGCACCGTTGGAAGGGGAGTCAGGTTACGGACTCGGCAAAGTCGCAGCGGATAATTTGCTGTTAGAAGCACACGCACGCGATGGGTTTCCGGTAACCATCTTCAAACCGTCATATACCCACGGGCCAGGGATGAATCTCCTGCGTCAAGTCGGCGGAGATGGCGGTTGGATTGATCGGTTGCGGAAGGGCAAACCGATCCTCTCCGCAGGCGACGGATTAAATTATTTTCAATTCCTGTCATCTCGCGACGCAGGTTTTGCGTTTACAGATATACTCGGTAAATCCGACTGCTTCGGCGAGATATACAACATCGTCCACCCACAAGCACGGACGTGGGACGAGTGGCACCGTGCAGCGGCAGACGCACTCGGCGTTGATATAGAGATTGTGCATGTATCGCAAGAGACGCTCATCGCGATGTCACCAGAACGATTCAGTGGATTGCGGGGGAACTTCGGGCATACACAAATCTTCAGCCACGAAAAACTTGCAGCAGCGTTACCTGAATTCAGTCCGAAAATCCCGGTTACAGAGAGTGTCGCAGAAAATATCGCGTGGATGGACAAACACAATCTGGTCCCAGATAGCGATGCAGACGATCTGGAAGATCAGGTTATTGAAGCAGTTCGCAATCTACCGCGTATCCGGTAG
- a CDS encoding phytanoyl-CoA dioxygenase family protein, with product MLQIRSALDSERLDIVEQDLREVGFHIIENVITDDEADEAREAIWKLVEEDIENGFDHSYGDGKIRRVWAIVGKSPIFRYFIQHPTVVAVWKRMLGEDVIASTFTANIVGPGAPEGGWHIDYPYWAMQSPFPSGSITGQTVWMLDDFTEANGATACIAGSHKTLRRPELGEAEGLESSVAVAPKGSIMFTNGAIWHQSRANLTDTPRVGLLGMYNRSVIYPQEDMPRQLTDEALAGESDVLKQLLGRNIQFRDPNHGQNWHRTENGFRQA from the coding sequence ATGCTACAAATCAGATCAGCGTTAGACTCAGAAAGACTCGACATTGTTGAGCAAGACTTGCGCGAAGTCGGTTTCCACATCATCGAAAATGTGATTACCGACGATGAAGCAGACGAAGCACGCGAAGCAATCTGGAAATTAGTTGAAGAAGACATCGAAAACGGATTTGACCACAGTTACGGTGACGGTAAAATCCGACGCGTCTGGGCAATCGTCGGAAAATCTCCCATCTTCCGTTATTTTATTCAGCACCCGACCGTCGTTGCCGTATGGAAACGGATGCTCGGTGAGGATGTCATCGCCTCCACATTTACGGCGAATATCGTTGGACCCGGCGCACCCGAAGGCGGTTGGCATATTGACTACCCGTATTGGGCGATGCAATCGCCTTTCCCATCGGGTTCAATAACCGGACAAACCGTCTGGATGTTGGACGACTTTACGGAAGCAAACGGTGCAACGGCGTGCATCGCAGGTTCACACAAAACGCTCCGCCGTCCCGAATTGGGGGAAGCAGAAGGGCTTGAGAGCAGCGTCGCTGTCGCACCGAAAGGCTCTATCATGTTCACAAACGGTGCAATCTGGCATCAGTCTCGGGCGAACCTCACGGACACACCGCGCGTCGGGTTGCTCGGTATGTATAACCGATCGGTCATCTATCCGCAAGAGGATATGCCGCGGCAGTTGACTGACGAGGCGTTAGCAGGCGAAAGCGATGTACTTAAGCAGCTGCTGGGCAGAAATATCCAGTTCCGCGATCCAAATCACGGACAGAATTGGCATCGTACGGAGAACGGATTTCGCCAAGCATAG
- a CDS encoding Uma2 family endonuclease — translation MSSTAAQTYLTPEEYLAWERKADIKHEYLRGAIIAMSGASRAHSLIVTNISGELYIQLKGGTCEVHTNDMRVRTSPETSYFYPDVVVVCDKPRFEDNTFDTLLNPIVLVEVLSPSTQVYDRGEKFKHYQQLASLREYILVSQDEVGVERYRRQGTEWQPAEFRSLEDVLSLTSIDCELSLEDIYGRVEFRENQL, via the coding sequence ATGTCATCTACTGCAGCGCAAACTTATTTGACCCCTGAGGAATACCTTGCTTGGGAACGCAAGGCAGATATCAAGCATGAATACTTGCGCGGGGCAATAATCGCTATGTCCGGTGCAAGTCGCGCACATAGTCTCATTGTGACGAATATCTCTGGAGAACTTTATATCCAGTTGAAAGGCGGAACGTGTGAAGTCCACACCAACGATATGCGGGTTCGGACTAGTCCAGAGACTTCCTACTTCTACCCTGATGTTGTCGTTGTTTGTGATAAACCTCGCTTTGAGGATAACACTTTTGATACACTCCTGAACCCGATTGTTTTAGTAGAAGTACTTTCTCCATCAACCCAAGTGTATGATCGTGGAGAGAAGTTCAAACACTATCAGCAACTTGCATCTCTGCGAGAATACATCCTTGTTTCACAAGACGAAGTAGGAGTTGAACGTTACCGTCGGCAAGGCACGGAATGGCAACCCGCCGAATTCCGATCACTTGAAGATGTGCTGTCGCTTACCTCAATTGATTGTGAATTGTCCTTAGAGGACATTTATGGGCGTGTCGAATTTCGTGAAAATCAACTGTAG
- a CDS encoding Ldh family oxidoreductase codes for MPTISHDVLRKFVYDIYRGAGGTEEDARIVSDHVVDSNLAGHDSHGVINAPNYIGGMAGGPATDKMEIVRQSGAATVINANGALGMVAARKAMEMAVEKAGSCTIGAVGLHRCGHAGRMGEYPPIAARAGMIGVVLLNGGGRFMHPHGGTSRRLPPNPIAISVPRQDGEPLLLDMTLSVVAGGKLLVQTARGESIPEGWMIDAEGKPLTDPNAFRERPQDTAVMPLGGFQFGHKGFGLGVMIDAIAGGLSWAGCSREQPTRGASGIVMFAIKIEDFIDLADYEQEIAYLVEWVKSSARLPGVDEIYVPGEFEERSREKRLREGIPIEEPTWNRLVEAAERFDIEIPV; via the coding sequence ATGCCAACAATATCTCATGATGTTTTGAGAAAGTTTGTATACGATATATATCGCGGTGCTGGTGGTACAGAAGAAGATGCGCGCATCGTCAGCGACCACGTCGTCGATTCTAACCTCGCAGGTCACGATTCACACGGTGTTATCAACGCGCCGAACTACATCGGTGGCATGGCAGGCGGACCCGCCACAGACAAAATGGAGATTGTCAGGCAAAGTGGTGCTGCTACCGTCATCAACGCTAACGGTGCGCTCGGTATGGTTGCCGCACGGAAAGCGATGGAGATGGCTGTCGAAAAAGCAGGAAGCTGCACCATCGGCGCGGTCGGTTTACACCGATGTGGACACGCAGGCAGGATGGGCGAGTACCCACCGATTGCGGCGCGTGCTGGTATGATCGGGGTCGTCTTGCTCAATGGTGGCGGACGGTTTATGCATCCGCACGGTGGCACCTCTCGTAGGCTACCGCCAAACCCGATTGCGATCTCAGTACCACGTCAAGATGGCGAACCGCTCCTGCTTGATATGACGCTCAGCGTGGTCGCAGGCGGGAAGCTGCTCGTCCAGACGGCTCGTGGTGAATCCATACCGGAAGGATGGATGATAGATGCTGAAGGCAAACCGCTCACGGACCCGAACGCCTTTCGTGAACGTCCGCAGGACACAGCCGTTATGCCGCTCGGTGGTTTTCAGTTCGGACACAAAGGGTTCGGACTCGGCGTGATGATCGATGCTATTGCTGGCGGACTCTCTTGGGCAGGATGTAGCCGTGAACAACCGACGCGAGGGGCAAGCGGCATCGTAATGTTCGCTATCAAAATCGAGGATTTCATCGACTTAGCGGACTATGAACAGGAGATCGCATATCTTGTAGAGTGGGTGAAGTCGTCTGCCCGATTGCCAGGTGTTGACGAAATCTATGTTCCGGGAGAATTCGAGGAACGGAGCCGCGAGAAACGCCTGCGCGAAGGGATACCGATTGAGGAACCGACTTGGAACCGCCTCGTTGAAGCCGCGGAACGTT